A region from the Desulfosoma sp. genome encodes:
- a CDS encoding DsrE family protein yields the protein MKLCFVISIGFERSGSATRAMQFASLAAEEGHQVEVFLIDDAIHWAQIGMAEGIRSSTGEHMKDLLDKLIARKTPIHVCKACADKRLISPDDLVEGAVISPAPVLVKMMGDPEYKVFTF from the coding sequence ATGAAGTTATGTTTTGTCATTTCTATCGGGTTTGAGCGGTCGGGCAGCGCGACGCGGGCCATGCAGTTTGCGAGCCTTGCGGCGGAGGAAGGTCATCAGGTCGAAGTGTTTTTGATCGACGATGCCATTCATTGGGCTCAAATCGGGATGGCAGAAGGCATTCGGTCTTCCACCGGGGAACACATGAAGGATCTGCTGGATAAACTTATCGCGCGCAAAACGCCGATTCATGTTTGCAAGGCCTGTGCGGACAAGCGTCTGATTTCGCCCGACGATCTCGTTGAAGGCGCCGTGATCTCTCCCGCTCCCGTGCTTGTGAAAATGATGGGGGATCCGGAATATAAGGTTTTCACTTTCTAA
- a CDS encoding universal stress protein, producing MIQRILVAFRFSKGGMAALKMAAYLARVHGARLHIFHALDYRLMHPQTPDERIVQMTQEAEKRFAEECKGFLQGVSHYGFNCWESDPAVEVVKLAEETRADLVVLGCHEVGNRPGISRLGMVGLTVAQTAPCPVLIVPCLENGKEATRL from the coding sequence GTGATTCAGAGAATCCTTGTGGCGTTTCGTTTCTCCAAAGGGGGCATGGCCGCTTTGAAAATGGCGGCTTATTTGGCCAGAGTCCACGGGGCTCGTCTTCATATCTTTCACGCACTGGATTATCGACTCATGCACCCGCAGACTCCCGATGAACGGATTGTCCAGATGACTCAAGAGGCTGAGAAGCGGTTCGCTGAGGAGTGCAAGGGGTTTCTTCAAGGTGTCTCGCACTACGGTTTCAACTGTTGGGAATCGGATCCCGCTGTAGAGGTGGTGAAACTGGCCGAGGAAACACGGGCGGATTTGGTGGTGCTAGGCTGCCACGAGGTGGGGAATCGGCCTGGTATTTCTCGTTTGGGAATGGTCGGTCTTACCGTGGCCCAGACGGCCCCATGCCCTGTTTTGATTGTCCCATGCCTCGAAAATGGGAAGGAGGCGACGAGGTTATGA
- a CDS encoding DsrE family protein, producing the protein MQHVFAAGLPPLKDLVQNYVDAGGKILVCGPCIKERRIDESELIPGAQVTAAGALTQHILEAKATLVS; encoded by the coding sequence TTGCAGCACGTCTTTGCGGCCGGCCTTCCACCCCTCAAGGATCTGGTGCAAAACTACGTGGATGCCGGCGGGAAAATTCTCGTTTGCGGTCCGTGCATCAAAGAAAGGCGCATTGATGAAAGTGAACTGATTCCCGGGGCTCAGGTGACCGCCGCCGGTGCCTTGACCCAACATATTCTGGAAGCCAAAGCCACCTTGGTGTCCTAA
- a CDS encoding efflux RND transporter periplasmic adaptor subunit: protein MKGDRRSWDHRWWCFWMFRSVTGFLERFGKAGWAMAFLVAAFLGWAGPAPAGAAPSGPGGDKPVPVGVVPVRVKDVSPVTEYVGHVEAIQAVDIRARVEGFLQEVRFREGARVRSGDVLYVIEQDLYKARVEASMARVAEAEAALERADRYLKRLQAARSESVPATEMDSAEAARAEAAARLQAAKAQLAIDQINLAYTVVRAPIAGRIGRTAYTVGNVVEPGSGVLARLVQEDPIRVVYGVSENDITAVQAALREASSGKKDRVLSPSLRLSNGTIYGFSGNVQFVDNQIDPFTGTIAVRAVFPNPEGTLIPGQYVTVLIQARDPQPLPVVSQSAVLVDQKGHYVLTVDDANQVVARHITLGPTVGTEWAVTSGLTEGERVIVQGLQKVRPGQTVQPQVLIEPGR from the coding sequence ATGAAGGGGGACAGGAGGTCATGGGACCACCGATGGTGGTGTTTCTGGATGTTTCGGTCCGTGACGGGTTTTTTGGAGCGGTTTGGCAAGGCCGGATGGGCAATGGCTTTCTTGGTGGCGGCTTTTCTTGGATGGGCCGGCCCGGCGCCTGCTGGCGCGGCGCCGTCAGGGCCGGGCGGGGATAAGCCTGTGCCTGTAGGCGTGGTGCCGGTTCGGGTGAAAGATGTGAGCCCTGTGACGGAATACGTGGGTCATGTGGAAGCCATTCAGGCTGTGGACATTCGGGCTCGAGTGGAAGGATTCCTTCAGGAGGTACGGTTCCGGGAAGGGGCTCGTGTGCGTTCCGGGGATGTGCTTTACGTCATCGAACAGGATCTTTACAAGGCCCGTGTGGAAGCCTCCATGGCTCGGGTGGCTGAGGCCGAAGCCGCCCTTGAACGTGCCGATCGCTACCTCAAAAGGCTTCAGGCGGCCCGGTCCGAGAGTGTTCCCGCCACCGAGATGGACAGTGCAGAGGCGGCTCGAGCCGAAGCAGCGGCGCGCCTTCAGGCGGCTAAAGCTCAACTGGCTATCGATCAGATCAACTTGGCTTACACGGTGGTGAGGGCCCCCATAGCCGGGCGTATCGGTCGCACGGCCTACACGGTCGGCAACGTGGTGGAACCCGGATCAGGGGTTCTTGCTCGGCTCGTGCAGGAAGATCCCATCCGTGTGGTCTATGGGGTCAGTGAAAACGACATAACGGCGGTACAAGCGGCTTTGCGGGAAGCATCTTCAGGCAAAAAAGATCGGGTTTTGTCGCCGTCCTTGCGACTTTCGAACGGGACCATTTATGGGTTTTCAGGGAACGTGCAGTTTGTGGACAATCAGATAGATCCTTTCACCGGAACCATTGCGGTACGGGCGGTGTTTCCCAATCCCGAGGGGACACTTATTCCCGGCCAGTACGTCACCGTGTTGATACAAGCTCGGGATCCTCAGCCTCTGCCCGTGGTCTCGCAATCGGCGGTCCTTGTAGATCAAAAGGGCCATTATGTCTTGACCGTGGATGATGCCAATCAGGTGGTGGCACGCCATATCACCCTCGGACCGACCGTGGGCACCGAATGGGCGGTGACTTCTGGCCTGACGGAGGGCGAAAGGGTCATCGTGCAGGGTCTGCAGAAGGTGCGGCCCGGCCAGACGGTGCAGCCTCAAGTCTTGATCGAGCCGGGGAGGTAG
- a CDS encoding 4Fe-4S dicluster domain-containing protein — MNRRAFLKWAAAGGAAALGSPTIAAGAPRKVPDDPYGCLVDLTRCVGCRKCEQACNRVNNLPPPSTPFDDLVVFDRHRRPSPEAFTVVNRYHTGRRDDRGQLVPTFVKVQCMHCQDPACVSACIVGALTKKTNGAVHYDVSKCIGCRYCMVACPFQIPQYEYTDPITPRVRKCTFCFERISQEGGLPGCAAICPVEAITFGKRNVLLDLAKKRIQENPTRYIDSIYGATEVGGTSWLYISGEPFERLGFLTLPSKPIPQTAEAIQHGIFKYFWAPLTLYGLLGAIMYSVRPKTPSRISDDKGDQS, encoded by the coding sequence ATGAATCGACGCGCGTTTTTAAAATGGGCGGCCGCAGGAGGCGCAGCGGCGCTGGGCTCTCCGACCATTGCAGCCGGTGCTCCGCGAAAAGTTCCTGACGACCCCTACGGGTGTCTTGTGGATTTGACGAGGTGTGTCGGATGTCGAAAGTGCGAACAGGCTTGCAACAGGGTCAACAACCTGCCGCCCCCGTCGACTCCCTTTGATGATTTGGTGGTCTTCGACAGGCATCGTCGTCCCAGCCCGGAAGCTTTCACTGTAGTCAATCGCTACCATACAGGCCGGCGGGATGACCGAGGTCAGCTTGTGCCCACCTTCGTCAAGGTCCAGTGCATGCACTGCCAGGATCCGGCCTGTGTTTCCGCATGCATTGTGGGGGCGCTCACCAAAAAGACCAACGGCGCGGTCCACTATGATGTTTCCAAATGCATCGGATGTCGCTACTGCATGGTGGCCTGTCCGTTCCAAATTCCCCAGTACGAATACACCGACCCGATCACACCTCGAGTGCGCAAATGCACCTTCTGCTTTGAAAGGATTTCTCAGGAAGGCGGCCTTCCTGGATGTGCTGCCATTTGTCCTGTGGAAGCCATCACCTTCGGAAAACGCAACGTGCTTCTGGACCTGGCCAAGAAGCGGATTCAAGAAAACCCCACCCGGTATATCGACTCCATTTATGGAGCTACGGAAGTCGGGGGGACCTCCTGGCTGTACATCAGTGGTGAGCCCTTTGAAAGACTGGGCTTTCTCACTCTTCCTTCCAAGCCCATTCCCCAAACGGCGGAAGCCATTCAACACGGCATCTTCAAATACTTTTGGGCTCCCCTCACCCTTTACGGGCTTCTGGGGGCGATCATGTACAGCGTGCGGCCGAAAACGCCGTCCCGCATCTCAGATGACAAGGGGGATCAGTCATGA
- a CDS encoding CerR family C-terminal domain-containing protein yields the protein MASRRNGLATRERLLNAACEVFAEKGYHGARLADICRRAKANIAAVNYHFGDKASLYVETWKHAFQKDLEKGPLVSNDLPPRERFAQLIRYLLLSFVKKSRHGQFTRLYFQELANPTGLIRDALQKLMEPRRMFVLKLLSELSGLEPNDERLLFCELSIINQCRAVFTVRREDLEYLLGRPLSDELIDRLADHITRFSLGGLQAVAQTSSPGNTP from the coding sequence ATGGCTTCTCGACGTAACGGGTTGGCTACACGCGAGCGGCTTTTAAACGCCGCCTGTGAGGTCTTTGCCGAAAAAGGGTATCATGGAGCACGTCTTGCGGACATTTGTCGTCGCGCGAAGGCCAACATCGCGGCGGTGAATTATCATTTCGGCGACAAGGCTTCCCTCTATGTGGAAACATGGAAGCATGCTTTTCAAAAGGACCTGGAAAAGGGGCCGCTCGTTTCCAATGATTTGCCGCCTCGGGAGCGTTTTGCGCAGCTCATACGGTATCTTTTGCTTTCCTTCGTCAAAAAGAGTCGCCACGGGCAGTTTACCCGTCTTTATTTTCAGGAACTGGCCAATCCCACGGGGCTTATTCGAGACGCCTTGCAAAAACTGATGGAACCCCGCCGAATGTTCGTTTTGAAGCTCCTTTCGGAACTCAGCGGGCTGGAACCGAATGATGAAAGGCTTCTTTTCTGCGAACTGAGCATTATCAATCAGTGTCGAGCCGTCTTTACGGTACGGCGGGAAGATTTGGAATATCTTTTGGGCCGGCCTCTTTCCGATGAACTCATTGACCGCTTGGCCGACCACATTACTCGGTTTTCTTTAGGAGGCTTACAGGCCGTCGCCCAGACCTCGAGTCCGGGAAACACGCCTTAA
- a CDS encoding MBL fold metallo-hydrolase yields MRWNHLFLRILVLSTLLCIVEGLLPTSGFGGTEPEKLQSLVAKIHWLGHAGFRIDGKDKVIYIDPYRIKGGPLADLILITHEHADHASPADVDKIRKPETVIVTVATAAAKFSGDIRIVKPGDELVVQGLSLRTLPAYNLNKFRSPGVPYHPREAGHVGFLITVDGLRIYHAGDTDPIPEMEGLSPDVALLPVSGTYVMTAEEAVLAASSIGPKVAVPMHVGEGIGTLEDAGRFKEKASVPVIVLPIEK; encoded by the coding sequence ATGCGTTGGAACCATCTTTTCTTGCGGATTTTGGTCCTGAGCACACTCCTTTGCATCGTCGAGGGCCTGCTTCCAACCTCGGGATTCGGCGGGACCGAGCCGGAGAAACTCCAGTCTCTCGTCGCTAAGATTCACTGGCTGGGGCATGCCGGCTTTCGCATCGATGGAAAAGATAAGGTCATCTACATCGATCCCTATCGTATCAAAGGAGGCCCTTTGGCCGATTTGATTCTTATCACCCATGAACATGCGGATCATGCCTCCCCTGCCGACGTTGACAAGATTCGAAAACCCGAAACGGTCATTGTGACCGTCGCGACGGCGGCAGCGAAATTTTCCGGAGACATTCGAATCGTCAAGCCCGGTGATGAGCTGGTGGTTCAAGGGCTGAGTTTACGAACCCTTCCAGCATACAACCTTAACAAATTTCGCAGCCCGGGTGTGCCCTATCACCCCAGGGAAGCCGGCCATGTGGGGTTCCTCATCACGGTGGACGGTCTCCGTATCTACCATGCTGGGGATACCGACCCCATTCCCGAAATGGAGGGTCTGAGTCCGGATGTGGCCCTGCTTCCGGTCAGCGGCACCTATGTCATGACGGCTGAAGAAGCAGTGCTGGCGGCCTCCAGCATCGGCCCCAAGGTCGCCGTGCCCATGCACGTAGGGGAAGGCATCGGAACCCTGGAAGATGCCGGACGGTTTAAAGAAAAAGCCTCCGTTCCAGTCATCGTGCTCCCCATCGAAAAATGA
- the hybB gene encoding Ni/Fe-hydrogenase cytochrome b subunit: MSGRHAAAPLSVPLWTPGVFVLIALMIPGFVFILARFIGGLAAVTNLSQTSPWGIWVAIDVATGVALAAGGFTTAALAHVFGRHAYETVTRPALLTAMLGYTFVPIALMIDIGRSWAIWHPIIYWQGNSVLFEVAMCVVLYTNVLYIEFLPIVAERYKDRVRLPGPLSILNGIVEKFLQVADRTLDRVMWVFILAGVVLSCMHQSGLGSLMLIAPTKLHPLWYTPILPLLFLLSAIAVGFPMVIFENALASASLPIEDETPVLSALSRYTVILLGVYGILKVADIVVRGAAGYLLEARVESFSFLVELLVGVFLPFFLLLKPSVRKSRRGLFISACLIIFGVVLNRLNVFLVGFQSPYAEKGYFPSIGELAVTTALIAAIMFLYRLLVTYLPVLTPRNHSHTTTACDGALLQEGRAES, translated from the coding sequence ATGAGTGGTCGACATGCAGCGGCACCTTTGTCCGTTCCTTTATGGACGCCCGGAGTCTTTGTCCTGATCGCTTTGATGATTCCAGGCTTTGTCTTTATTCTGGCTCGATTCATCGGGGGCCTGGCCGCCGTGACCAACTTGAGCCAAACTTCTCCGTGGGGCATCTGGGTCGCTATTGACGTGGCTACCGGGGTGGCGTTGGCGGCGGGAGGATTCACAACCGCTGCTTTGGCTCATGTTTTCGGGCGTCACGCCTATGAAACCGTCACGCGTCCGGCGCTTCTGACGGCCATGCTCGGCTATACCTTTGTGCCCATCGCCCTGATGATCGATATCGGGCGGTCTTGGGCCATCTGGCATCCCATCATTTATTGGCAGGGAAATTCGGTCCTTTTTGAAGTGGCCATGTGTGTCGTGCTCTACACCAATGTACTCTATATCGAATTTCTTCCCATTGTTGCGGAACGCTATAAAGACCGTGTGCGTCTTCCCGGGCCTTTGTCGATCCTTAACGGGATTGTGGAAAAATTTCTTCAGGTCGCAGATCGAACATTGGATCGAGTCATGTGGGTTTTTATTCTGGCGGGTGTGGTCCTTTCCTGCATGCATCAATCCGGCCTGGGATCCCTCATGCTCATCGCTCCCACCAAACTGCATCCCTTGTGGTACACACCCATTCTTCCGCTATTGTTCCTGCTTTCCGCCATCGCCGTCGGATTTCCCATGGTGATCTTTGAAAATGCGCTTGCTTCCGCCTCCTTGCCCATTGAAGATGAAACCCCAGTGCTGTCGGCCCTGAGCCGATACACGGTGATTTTGCTCGGGGTGTACGGTATTCTGAAAGTTGCGGATATCGTGGTCCGCGGAGCGGCCGGGTATCTTTTGGAAGCCCGTGTCGAGAGTTTTTCATTTCTGGTTGAACTGCTTGTGGGGGTTTTTCTCCCTTTCTTTTTGTTGCTCAAGCCTTCCGTTCGGAAGTCTCGACGCGGCCTTTTCATCAGTGCCTGCCTCATCATCTTCGGTGTCGTGCTGAATCGCCTCAACGTGTTCCTGGTAGGCTTTCAATCTCCGTACGCCGAAAAAGGATACTTTCCATCCATAGGCGAACTGGCTGTGACAACGGCGCTGATTGCCGCCATCATGTTCTTGTATCGCCTGCTGGTGACCTATCTTCCCGTTTTGACGCCTCGAAATCATAGTCACACCACGACGGCGTGCGACGGGGCGCTGTTGCAGGAAGGGAGGGCTGAGTCATGA
- a CDS encoding tetrathionate reductase family octaheme c-type cytochrome codes for MKRRKPADVKTSPSERGFLSSVWRLGIFVGGLLLLGGLFLSGNLQTLSGAEAPKGPPPPPKAVFEDGTPWRAVDLEEALKRAHEVVPLVKDVLRETPVQRKKRLGDTFPKLSDLTVDYMILQSPILKTEEDLFGYVRFMHKKHAAVVGDCTVCHHYRPADSAAKETTRCSACHQKAFNPEMPDRLGLKAAYHQQCMGCHKERDKGPVGCTECHAKKVPDHSTLVKLPANPQPWDVTKECLRCHEKAGEHMLKSTHWLWRGPSPYTEGHEKSVMLGKGTNTVNNFCIALASNWPRCTSCHAGYGWKDAHFDFTDKTRIDCLVCHDATGTYAKIPTGAGMPYKELDLLKIAQNIGRPTRKNCGDCHFSGGGGDAVKHGDLNSILYYPSRNCDVHMGGMDFQCVDCHKTRDHKISGRSTSVPVVEGSRSCESCHTAQPHADSNNLLSHHLNRHTEHVACVTCHSPIYAKCKATIVSWDWSKAGDKERKPKKDKYGMPDYSWQKGEFVWKESAKPEYYWYNGKVRRYILGDRFEPNGTVKLTEPVGDIRDPQAKIYAFKVMRGRQPADAEQNMIAVPHLFGEGGYWQTLDWQKSLENGMKAAGLTYSGSFKWVDTVMYWGLNHEITPKDRALSCVQCHQSLRQEPYCGRCHQNTGAVDFKTLAYRGIDFQQLYYAGRDTLELLNVTDYIGFQSLGYKGDPIVHGGRFKKLPLGPGPALPKTP; via the coding sequence ATGAAAAGACGGAAACCGGCGGACGTGAAAACATCCCCGAGCGAAAGGGGTTTTCTTTCCTCAGTGTGGCGCCTTGGAATCTTCGTGGGTGGCCTTTTGCTTTTAGGTGGCCTTTTCCTTTCTGGAAACCTTCAAACACTGAGCGGCGCCGAAGCTCCCAAAGGGCCTCCGCCACCTCCCAAAGCCGTCTTTGAAGACGGCACCCCATGGCGTGCTGTGGATCTGGAAGAGGCGCTCAAGAGAGCCCATGAAGTGGTCCCTTTGGTCAAAGACGTTTTGCGGGAAACACCTGTGCAGCGGAAGAAGCGTCTTGGCGACACTTTTCCCAAGTTGTCGGATCTCACCGTGGACTACATGATTTTACAGAGCCCGATTCTGAAAACGGAAGAGGATCTTTTCGGGTACGTTCGGTTCATGCACAAGAAGCACGCAGCCGTCGTGGGGGATTGCACCGTCTGCCACCATTATCGACCGGCGGATTCGGCCGCAAAGGAAACCACACGATGTTCCGCCTGCCATCAAAAAGCGTTCAACCCTGAGATGCCGGACCGTCTCGGCCTGAAGGCCGCCTATCATCAACAATGCATGGGATGCCATAAGGAACGCGATAAGGGGCCTGTGGGATGTACGGAATGTCATGCCAAGAAGGTTCCGGATCATTCCACACTGGTGAAATTGCCGGCGAATCCGCAACCCTGGGATGTGACCAAGGAATGCCTGAGGTGCCATGAAAAGGCGGGTGAGCACATGCTGAAGAGCACCCACTGGCTGTGGCGAGGTCCTTCACCTTACACAGAAGGTCATGAAAAGAGTGTGATGCTGGGAAAAGGCACCAACACGGTCAACAACTTCTGCATCGCCTTGGCTTCCAACTGGCCGCGATGCACCAGTTGCCATGCCGGCTACGGCTGGAAGGACGCTCATTTTGATTTCACGGATAAAACCCGCATCGACTGCTTGGTATGCCATGACGCCACCGGCACGTACGCCAAGATCCCCACAGGCGCCGGCATGCCGTACAAAGAGCTGGACCTTTTGAAGATCGCCCAAAACATCGGCCGACCCACTCGAAAGAACTGCGGCGACTGTCATTTTTCCGGAGGCGGAGGCGACGCGGTCAAGCACGGGGACTTGAACAGTATTCTGTATTACCCCAGCCGCAACTGTGACGTGCACATGGGAGGAATGGACTTTCAATGCGTGGACTGTCATAAAACCCGCGATCACAAAATTTCCGGTCGAAGCACGTCGGTACCCGTCGTGGAAGGAAGTCGTTCCTGTGAATCCTGCCATACGGCGCAACCTCATGCGGATTCAAACAACCTTTTGAGTCACCACCTGAACCGGCACACAGAACATGTAGCGTGTGTCACTTGCCACAGCCCCATCTATGCCAAATGCAAAGCGACCATTGTTTCCTGGGATTGGTCCAAAGCCGGGGATAAAGAAAGAAAGCCGAAAAAAGACAAATACGGGATGCCGGATTATTCTTGGCAGAAGGGAGAATTTGTCTGGAAGGAAAGCGCCAAGCCTGAGTATTACTGGTACAATGGGAAAGTACGCCGCTACATTCTGGGGGATCGGTTTGAACCCAACGGGACCGTGAAGCTCACGGAACCCGTAGGCGACATAAGAGATCCACAGGCCAAGATCTACGCTTTTAAGGTGATGCGAGGGCGGCAGCCCGCCGATGCTGAACAAAACATGATCGCCGTACCGCATCTTTTCGGTGAAGGCGGCTATTGGCAGACCCTAGATTGGCAAAAATCCCTTGAAAACGGTATGAAAGCGGCCGGACTGACCTACAGTGGTTCCTTCAAGTGGGTGGATACGGTCATGTATTGGGGCTTGAATCATGAAATCACGCCAAAGGACCGAGCCCTCTCCTGTGTGCAATGCCATCAGAGTTTGAGGCAGGAACCTTACTGCGGACGATGTCATCAAAACACCGGCGCCGTGGATTTTAAAACCTTGGCCTATCGAGGAATCGACTTTCAGCAGCTTTACTATGCAGGACGAGACACCTTGGAGCTTCTCAACGTGACGGATTATATCGGGTTTCAATCCTTGGGCTACAAAGGGGATCCTATCGTGCACGGCGGACGTTTCAAGAAACTCCCCCTGGGCCCAGGTCCCGCTCTGCCCAAGACCCCGTAA
- a CDS encoding NADH:flavin oxidoreductase — protein MTKYAKLFSPFALNGLTLTNRITMAPFFTGYAHGDGTVSPLILDHYREMSRSGAAMIVVENIGVHATGLGSPFMLRADDDRFLFGLEKLARVIKEEGAIAAAQINHAGRFAYTSERLAPSPFQTGQVIPKEMDATDLETIRSAYAAAARRLQNAGFDLVEIHGGTGYLLVQFLSPRTNQRRDNYGGSLENRMRYPLEVVDAVRHAVGPDYPVGYRFLADECLPDGLHMDETVIYAQELKKRRVAYLSVMAGTYDSFFLPDYLAREKQQGYMVTFAAGIKKAVGAMPVITAGRIQDPITAETILNEGKADLIGLARVLFADPLWPKKAKGEVPEPMIRCEPACSLCMKRVMKGKPAFCSQWSKEKREAFLARCNESAAEAQKDMEEGIGSL, from the coding sequence ATGACCAAGTATGCTAAGCTTTTTTCGCCTTTTGCTTTAAACGGCCTGACTCTGACGAACCGGATTACCATGGCGCCGTTTTTTACCGGATACGCCCACGGCGATGGGACCGTAAGCCCGCTGATTTTGGATCATTACAGGGAGATGAGCCGGTCAGGGGCGGCGATGATCGTGGTGGAAAACATCGGAGTGCATGCAACAGGTTTGGGCAGCCCTTTCATGCTCCGGGCCGACGATGACCGATTCCTTTTCGGTCTGGAAAAGCTCGCTCGAGTCATTAAGGAGGAAGGCGCCATAGCGGCCGCTCAGATCAACCATGCCGGCCGTTTTGCCTACACGTCCGAACGCCTGGCTCCTTCTCCTTTTCAAACAGGTCAAGTGATTCCCAAAGAAATGGACGCCACGGATTTGGAAACCATCCGCAGTGCCTATGCTGCCGCAGCTCGCCGACTTCAAAACGCCGGTTTCGATCTCGTGGAAATTCATGGAGGCACGGGATACCTTCTGGTGCAGTTTCTATCGCCTCGCACCAATCAGCGAAGGGACAATTACGGAGGATCCCTGGAAAACCGCATGCGCTATCCCTTGGAAGTGGTGGACGCGGTTCGGCATGCCGTCGGACCCGATTATCCTGTAGGCTATAGGTTCCTTGCCGATGAATGTCTTCCGGACGGTCTTCACATGGACGAGACGGTTATCTATGCTCAGGAACTGAAAAAGCGGCGGGTTGCCTACCTTTCCGTGATGGCCGGAACCTACGACTCCTTTTTCCTACCCGATTACCTGGCTCGAGAAAAACAACAAGGCTATATGGTAACCTTTGCAGCCGGCATCAAAAAAGCCGTAGGGGCTATGCCTGTGATCACCGCCGGAAGGATTCAGGACCCGATCACAGCCGAAACCATTCTCAACGAAGGAAAGGCGGACCTCATAGGGCTGGCCCGGGTTCTTTTTGCCGACCCTCTATGGCCGAAAAAGGCCAAAGGAGAAGTCCCGGAACCCATGATCCGTTGCGAACCCGCATGTTCTCTGTGCATGAAGCGGGTCATGAAAGGAAAACCTGCCTTTTGTTCCCAATGGTCCAAGGAAAAGCGCGAAGCCTTTCTTGCCCGCTGTAACGAATCGGCCGCCGAAGCCCAAAAGGACATGGAAGAAGGGATCGGCAGCCTGTAA
- a CDS encoding 4Fe-4S dicluster domain-containing protein yields the protein MALVDLSFSEVLERFGAPKTLECFHCGTCAAICPLLDEHFPRRVIRYAQIGAADRLLASSTELWRCLHCGLCAQTKELNHGERSSTSSPTRGMIRNG from the coding sequence ATGGCTCTCGTGGACCTCTCTTTTTCCGAAGTGTTGGAGCGTTTTGGGGCTCCCAAGACTTTGGAGTGTTTCCATTGCGGCACATGCGCCGCCATCTGTCCTCTCCTGGACGAGCATTTTCCTCGGCGAGTGATTCGTTACGCCCAGATCGGGGCCGCGGACCGCCTTCTGGCATCGAGTACGGAGCTGTGGCGCTGTCTTCATTGCGGTTTGTGCGCCCAGACGAAGGAGTTGAACCATGGCGAAAGATCGTCTACATCGTCACCCACGCGGGGGATGATCCGGAACGGGTAA